A single window of Desulfovibrio desulfuricans DNA harbors:
- a CDS encoding molybdate ABC transporter permease subunit: protein MQLHELWRALCAPEVSFSVLLTLRVCSACLILHALTAIPLARLGMAKNPHLRRVINFIITLPLVFPPMALGFLLLMLFGRNGWGGIALRETLGVSLVFSQGGIILAAWLAGLPLVVKPVQTALNNPDLLRFEQAARVCGASPRKCFFLVTLPLIRHGLAAGLLLGITRAMGEVGISLMLGGNIAGRTNTLSLEVFNAVSTGEFQRAALLCAILAIISLLLYLGIDWCQKRSF, encoded by the coding sequence ATGCAGCTTCATGAACTGTGGCGCGCCCTGTGTGCGCCTGAAGTCAGCTTTTCCGTGCTGCTGACCCTACGGGTCTGTAGCGCCTGCCTGATCTTGCACGCGCTGACGGCCATTCCTCTTGCCCGGCTGGGCATGGCTAAAAATCCGCATCTGCGGCGGGTGATCAACTTTATCATCACCCTGCCGCTGGTTTTTCCGCCTATGGCCCTGGGCTTTTTGCTGCTCATGCTCTTTGGCCGCAACGGCTGGGGAGGCATTGCCCTGCGGGAGACACTGGGCGTCAGCCTGGTGTTTTCGCAGGGGGGCATCATTCTTGCCGCATGGCTGGCAGGGCTGCCCCTTGTGGTCAAGCCCGTGCAAACCGCGCTGAACAATCCCGATCTGCTGCGCTTTGAGCAGGCGGCGCGGGTGTGCGGCGCCTCACCCCGCAAGTGTTTTTTTCTTGTGACCTTGCCGCTCATCCGGCATGGCCTTGCCGCCGGGCTGCTGCTGGGCATCACGCGGGCCATGGGCGAGGTGGGCATCAGCCTCATGCTCGGCGGCAACATTGCAGGGCGCACTAATACACTCTCGCTGGAAGTGTTCAACGCCGTATCCACAGGCGAATTTCAGCGGGCAGCCCTGCTCTGCGCCATACTGGCGATAATCAGTCTTTTACTGTACCTTGGCATTGACTGGTGTCAAAAAAGGTCATTCTAG
- the modA gene encoding molybdate ABC transporter substrate-binding protein produces MKPLVLPERFRLLLILTACILVFAQSAHADGPSITTGLGYKPMVQQLCAAYAQQSGVKPTEMYSGNIGQIIEQAKAGSGVSIIVSEKGTLQDSGLAFAAYEPLGEAVLVLAWRKGLHLASAQDLTKPEFAKIGYPDAKAAIYGRAAVAFMKGNNLLEPLKAKLSMLSTVPQVFSYLVSGDLDAAFVNEAIARKQGDSVGGWMEVREGYTPMLLVAGVVAGQENKAEVHSFMQFLKTPEAQRILAGNGLRL; encoded by the coding sequence ATGAAGCCTCTGGTATTGCCTGAACGTTTTCGCCTTTTGCTGATACTGACCGCATGCATTCTTGTTTTTGCGCAATCGGCCCATGCTGACGGGCCATCCATCACCACCGGGCTTGGATACAAACCCATGGTGCAGCAGTTGTGCGCGGCCTATGCGCAGCAATCAGGCGTAAAACCCACAGAAATGTACAGCGGCAACATCGGGCAGATAATCGAACAGGCCAAGGCGGGGAGCGGCGTCAGCATTATTGTTTCAGAAAAAGGCACGTTGCAGGATTCCGGCCTGGCCTTTGCCGCCTATGAACCGCTTGGCGAAGCCGTGCTCGTGCTGGCGTGGCGTAAAGGGCTGCACCTTGCCTCGGCGCAGGATCTCACCAAACCGGAATTTGCCAAAATCGGCTATCCCGATGCCAAGGCGGCCATTTACGGCAGAGCGGCAGTGGCCTTCATGAAGGGCAACAACTTGCTGGAGCCGCTCAAGGCAAAGCTTTCCATGCTTTCCACTGTGCCCCAGGTCTTTTCCTACCTTGTTTCCGGTGATCTTGACGCCGCCTTTGTGAACGAGGCCATTGCCCGCAAGCAGGGCGACAGCGTTGGCGGCTGGATGGAAGTGCGCGAGGGCTATACGCCCATGCTGCTGGTGGCGGGTGTTGTGGCCGGGCAGGAGAACAAGGCCGAAGTGCACTCGTTCATGCAGTTTCTGAAAACCCCTGAAGCGCAGCGTATCCTTGCGGGCAACGGCCTGCGCCTGTAG
- a CDS encoding molybdenum ABC transporter ATP-binding protein, whose translation MLHVDIHKKHGEFELQLAFALAECGIAVIFGPSGSGKTSLINCIAGLETPDAGQILCHGITCFNAEQGINLPPEGRRLGYVFQDARLFPHLSVRENLRFGLRFHAARASKDAPALGDVADLLDIAPLLHRRPAHLSGGEKQRVAIGRALLCRPRLLLMDEPLSSLDMSLKDGLMTYIARIPQQWNVPVLYVTHSPDEALALGNSMLLLRHGRLEAQGLVEVTLRKAHGLGLLPYPTFYLSGAAHEASGIA comes from the coding sequence ATGCTGCACGTAGATATCCATAAAAAACACGGCGAGTTTGAACTGCAACTTGCATTTGCGCTTGCGGAGTGCGGCATTGCTGTCATCTTTGGCCCTTCCGGTTCCGGAAAAACAAGCCTTATCAATTGTATTGCAGGGCTGGAAACGCCCGATGCAGGGCAGATACTCTGTCACGGCATCACCTGCTTCAACGCGGAACAAGGCATAAACCTGCCGCCAGAAGGCAGACGCCTGGGCTATGTTTTTCAGGACGCCCGCCTGTTTCCACACCTTTCTGTCCGCGAGAACCTGCGTTTCGGCCTCCGGTTTCATGCCGCCCGCGCCAGCAAGGATGCGCCCGCCCTTGGTGACGTTGCCGATCTGCTCGATATTGCCCCGCTGCTGCACAGACGCCCGGCCCATCTTTCCGGCGGAGAAAAGCAGCGCGTTGCCATTGGGCGTGCCTTGCTCTGCCGCCCGCGCCTTCTTCTCATGGACGAACCCCTTTCATCGCTGGACATGAGCCTCAAGGATGGCCTTATGACCTACATTGCGCGCATTCCGCAGCAGTGGAACGTGCCAGTGCTGTATGTCACCCATTCGCCCGACGAGGCCTTGGCCCTTGGCAACAGCATGCTGCTGTTGCGCCATGGCCGCCTTGAAGCGCAAGGCTTGGTTGAGGTTACCCTTCGCAAGGCGCACGGTTTGGGCCTGTTGCCGTACCCCACCTTCTATTTGTCAGGAGCCGCACATGAAGCCTCTGGTATTGCCTGA
- a CDS encoding DnaA ATPase domain-containing protein, with protein MREQWSEISENLKKMLHSGVFKVWIAPLQAQVHAGGLLLTAPNAFVASWLEGKMLSTLREAAAPVLGLDPASVDVRITAAGDTAHSSKPAANLPASDNRNNSAFAASPAQQPASFALPHNAEAPARQADTAEQFAHSSSILNATFSGLAANATEAASRQDTAAQQMARPQLQATLPISSTPAYRLATNWRYSFADFVVGPTNNMAVAAAQDVSRSSGCVRTLFMNSAPGLGKTHLAQAVGRAIAEERSGARVGYLTAEDFASRFVAALRTHDIENFKTRFRDLDVLLLEDVHFLQGKEKMQDMALAVVKSLQAKGGRVIFTSSFSPRELQRVDSQLVSHFCSGILTDIGRPTEDMRRHILERKAKSFQVLLPDSVCELLACRLDGDVRQMESCLNSLIFKARLLNCGLNLDLAMEVLSQYAEISCGPDMPTIVRLVCESYGLNERQLSSRSRRKECVLGRNTVYYLARKHTELTLEEIGEKFNRRHSTVIKGITSVERELSKETSLGRQIARAVKLIERNAGMGA; from the coding sequence ATGCGCGAACAATGGTCGGAAATTTCTGAAAATCTCAAGAAAATGCTGCATTCCGGCGTTTTCAAGGTCTGGATTGCACCCTTGCAGGCACAAGTGCACGCGGGGGGGCTTTTGCTTACCGCGCCCAATGCTTTTGTGGCCAGCTGGCTCGAAGGCAAGATGCTCTCCACCCTGCGTGAAGCAGCAGCCCCGGTGCTGGGACTTGACCCGGCTTCTGTTGACGTGCGCATTACCGCTGCAGGCGATACCGCCCACAGCAGCAAGCCTGCGGCTAACCTGCCAGCCAGCGACAACCGAAATAACTCGGCCTTTGCGGCCAGCCCTGCGCAGCAGCCCGCTTCTTTTGCCCTGCCCCATAATGCAGAAGCCCCCGCCAGACAGGCCGACACGGCAGAGCAGTTCGCGCACTCATCTTCCATACTGAACGCGACCTTTTCCGGCTTGGCGGCCAACGCCACGGAGGCTGCCAGCCGTCAGGACACTGCTGCCCAGCAGATGGCGCGCCCGCAGTTGCAGGCCACCCTGCCCATCAGCAGCACCCCGGCCTACCGTCTGGCGACCAACTGGCGCTATTCTTTTGCGGACTTTGTGGTTGGCCCCACCAATAATATGGCTGTTGCGGCAGCTCAGGATGTCAGCCGTAGCAGCGGCTGCGTACGCACCCTGTTCATGAACTCTGCCCCTGGCCTTGGCAAAACCCACCTGGCTCAGGCCGTTGGACGCGCCATTGCAGAAGAACGCAGCGGCGCGCGCGTGGGCTACCTGACGGCAGAAGATTTTGCCTCGCGCTTTGTGGCTGCCCTGCGCACCCACGACATCGAAAATTTCAAAACCCGTTTCCGCGACCTTGACGTGCTGCTGCTTGAAGACGTGCATTTTCTCCAGGGTAAGGAAAAAATGCAGGACATGGCACTGGCCGTGGTGAAAAGCCTTCAGGCCAAAGGCGGACGAGTCATTTTTACCTCATCGTTTTCGCCTCGCGAACTGCAACGCGTAGACAGCCAGCTTGTGTCGCATTTCTGCTCGGGCATCCTCACCGATATTGGCCGCCCCACAGAAGACATGCGCCGCCACATTCTTGAGCGCAAGGCCAAGAGTTTTCAGGTGCTGCTGCCCGACTCCGTTTGCGAGCTGCTGGCCTGCCGCCTCGACGGCGATGTGCGCCAGATGGAATCGTGCCTGAACAGCCTCATCTTCAAGGCGCGTCTGCTCAATTGCGGGCTGAACCTTGATCTGGCCATGGAAGTGCTCAGCCAGTATGCCGAGATCAGCTGCGGGCCGGATATGCCCACCATCGTGCGTCTGGTCTGTGAAAGTTACGGCCTCAACGAGCGCCAGCTCAGCTCCCGCTCACGCCGCAAAGAATGCGTGCTGGGCCGCAACACAGTGTATTATCTCGCGCGCAAGCACACGGAACTGACTCTTGAAGAAATCGGCGAAAAATTCAACCGCCGCCATTCCACGGTTATCAAGGGCATTACCAGCGTGGAACGTGAACTCTCCAAAGAAACCAGCCTTGGCCGCCAGATTGCCAGAGCCGTCAAACTTATCGAACGCAATGCGGGCATGGGCGCGTAA
- a CDS encoding outer membrane protein: protein MKRFILALALVLSLALPNIAAAEGNGMYLAPKFLMSFQNTGQIERSRALAGSGVDQYSQFTLGGAMALGYDFWPQQMLPLRAELEFAMRGNNEKTWSDGGAAIKQVKGTWNSSTLFANLFWDFHNDSIMTPYVGGGLGMAFNYAGYDFTANNGDKFSGDQRTTNFAWNLGAGVAFNINEHFAIDAGYRFVSLGYNDVSVTSAGNKYNVGNRPYENEFMLGLRYGF, encoded by the coding sequence ATGAAACGCTTTATTCTTGCGTTGGCGCTGGTGCTGAGTCTGGCACTGCCCAACATTGCCGCTGCTGAAGGCAACGGCATGTATCTGGCCCCCAAATTCTTGATGAGCTTTCAAAATACCGGCCAAATTGAACGCTCCCGCGCCCTGGCTGGCTCAGGCGTAGATCAGTACAGCCAGTTCACCCTTGGTGGCGCCATGGCCCTGGGCTATGACTTCTGGCCCCAGCAGATGCTGCCCCTGCGTGCCGAACTTGAATTCGCCATGCGCGGCAACAATGAAAAGACCTGGAGCGATGGCGGCGCGGCGATCAAGCAGGTCAAGGGCACCTGGAACTCCTCGACCCTGTTTGCAAACCTGTTCTGGGATTTCCACAACGACAGCATCATGACCCCTTATGTGGGTGGTGGTCTTGGCATGGCCTTCAACTACGCTGGCTATGACTTTACCGCCAACAACGGCGACAAGTTCAGCGGCGATCAGCGCACCACCAACTTTGCCTGGAACCTGGGCGCTGGTGTTGCCTTCAACATCAACGAGCACTTCGCCATTGATGCTGGCTACCGCTTTGTGAGCCTTGGCTACAACGATGTGAGCGTCACCTCTGCTGGCAACAAGTACAACGTTGGCAACCGCCCCTACGAAAACGAGTTCATGCTCGGCCTGCGCTACGGCTTCTAG
- a CDS encoding OmpP1/FadL family transporter: MKVFRAVCLALALVACCAPVAWGEGFSLNEWSARGVSLAGGMVGRADDVSAIAYNAAGITQLPGTRTMGGFALISPSGGISTSYGSRETSTYTKPALWNAPHAYLSHQLSDNAWVGLGVFSRFGLGNSYSGDWAGRYNVYDIGVQTISFVPTLAIKLNDTVSFSVGVEAMNAHMYMGNKILTYNNGKKFDNDMQLEGNGWGYGAHLGLHMHLNDQWSVGLSYKSQVTMNINGDVEFAYQGNNAISKAKHLPEARNCGANTVLQLPDSAALGVTYKPLDNLSFEVGTVWTRWSTYNALNIYMDSGYNSINNKEWRDGWNFNGSVEYKPLDWWTLRAGFSYETPVVNESHADFMIPTNGRKTLSVGTGFNWNNWTVDLAYAHLWINSLDYGGTDAKGISPEVGITGGNSKDVSANIYMLSVGYTF, encoded by the coding sequence ATGAAGGTTTTTCGTGCTGTATGTCTGGCGCTGGCTCTGGTGGCCTGCTGCGCGCCCGTAGCCTGGGGCGAAGGTTTCTCCCTGAATGAATGGAGCGCCAGAGGTGTTTCCCTGGCTGGCGGCATGGTGGGCCGCGCTGATGATGTTTCGGCCATTGCGTATAATGCCGCAGGCATTACGCAACTGCCCGGCACCCGCACGATGGGCGGCTTTGCCCTCATCAGCCCTTCTGGCGGTATTTCCACCAGTTATGGTAGCCGCGAAACCTCGACCTACACGAAGCCCGCCCTCTGGAATGCTCCGCACGCCTATCTGAGCCACCAGCTCAGCGACAACGCATGGGTCGGTCTGGGCGTTTTTTCTCGTTTCGGCCTTGGCAACAGCTATTCGGGTGACTGGGCGGGCAGGTACAATGTCTATGACATCGGCGTACAGACTATTTCCTTCGTGCCTACCCTTGCCATCAAGCTCAATGATACGGTCTCCTTTTCTGTAGGCGTGGAAGCCATGAACGCCCACATGTACATGGGCAACAAAATTCTGACCTACAACAACGGCAAAAAATTTGACAACGACATGCAGCTCGAGGGGAACGGATGGGGTTATGGCGCACACCTTGGCCTGCACATGCATCTCAACGACCAGTGGTCGGTTGGCCTGTCCTACAAGAGTCAGGTGACCATGAACATCAATGGCGACGTGGAATTCGCCTATCAGGGCAACAACGCCATCAGCAAGGCCAAACACCTGCCCGAGGCCAGAAACTGCGGCGCAAACACCGTGCTTCAGCTGCCCGATTCGGCAGCCCTGGGCGTTACCTACAAGCCGCTGGACAATCTGAGTTTTGAAGTGGGCACGGTCTGGACCCGCTGGTCCACCTACAATGCCCTGAACATCTATATGGACAGCGGCTACAATTCCATCAACAACAAGGAATGGCGCGACGGCTGGAACTTCAACGGCAGCGTGGAATACAAGCCCCTTGACTGGTGGACCCTGCGCGCAGGTTTTTCTTATGAGACGCCCGTGGTCAATGAAAGCCACGCCGACTTCATGATCCCCACCAATGGCCGCAAAACGCTCAGCGTGGGTACTGGCTTCAACTGGAATAACTGGACCGTGGACCTCGCCTACGCCCACCTGTGGATCAATTCGCTTGACTACGGCGGCACCGATGCCAAGGGCATATCGCCCGAGGTAGGCATTACTGGCGGCAATTCCAAGGATGTTTCCGCAAATATCTATATGCTTTCAGTGGGTTACACGTTCTAA
- the priA gene encoding replication restart helicase PriA has translation MYATVALLTPPYASLTYTLPPEFPADFWQPGLRVAVPLGRGERTALRAAVLLRVSPTADVPEGVDCKSLGWPLENAPLLPAVLLELAEDLARRQGLHPGHILGHVLPQGLRLARVRLRNIESGKAVAWTLARIREALPEQRQALAESLCKGTARMLPPGTDAASEEFCLLRVDPPWPVRPSAKRQIEVLDYLHQHGSVSRRRLVQSLGQAVTPALHTLLEAGHVNLARDNGVDDDDALDATEQSLLPPPPAPFVLNDEQARALESMLEALRAEEASSRLLFGVTGSGKTAVYLELAKACLAAGKSVMLLAPEVALAHKLRRDATCALPDAPLFFYHGYQSPARREATFRQMAQSDTPCIVVGTRSALFLPVPHLNCIVLDEEHDGSFKQDESLAYQAKEVAWFRVAQAKGLLVLGSATPDLKTFYAAENGHLPILRLPHRVGGRELPPVELVDISALAPGSTSMDGLLAPQSEAALRETIERGEQAVVLLNRRGYAPLMYCLDCNRTLRCPHCEIGLTYHKGLEKLVCHYCGYSRPFPSPCPECGGMNFLPMGEGTERLAERLSVLAGGPVLRLDRDSTRRPGRMEEILAAFSRQEAPILVGTQMLSKGHHFPLVTLAVIADADLGLNLPDYRAAERTFQLLVQSAGRAGRGDKPGRVLIQTRDVEHYCWQYVRTADYEGFYQAELAKRRLRRYPPFVRLALIRISYALNEQGGPPALNDLALALRGKAAELGVQLLGPAPAPLALLRGRKRFTCLIKGQDWQALRSLYFFALSQKASRHLRLFLDLDPINML, from the coding sequence ATGTACGCCACAGTCGCCCTGCTCACTCCGCCCTACGCCAGCCTTACCTACACGCTGCCGCCCGAATTTCCCGCCGATTTCTGGCAGCCCGGCTTGCGCGTGGCCGTGCCGCTGGGCCGGGGCGAGCGCACCGCCCTGCGCGCCGCAGTGCTTTTGCGCGTCAGCCCCACCGCCGACGTGCCGGAAGGCGTTGACTGCAAAAGCCTTGGCTGGCCGCTGGAAAACGCCCCCCTGCTCCCCGCTGTACTGCTGGAACTGGCTGAAGATCTGGCCCGCCGTCAGGGGCTGCACCCCGGTCATATTCTGGGGCATGTGCTGCCACAGGGGCTGCGCCTTGCACGGGTGCGGCTGCGCAATATTGAATCGGGCAAGGCTGTGGCCTGGACTCTGGCCCGCATCCGTGAAGCCCTGCCTGAACAGCGTCAGGCGCTCGCCGAGTCCCTTTGCAAAGGCACGGCCCGCATGCTGCCCCCCGGCACAGACGCCGCCAGCGAAGAATTTTGCCTGCTGCGCGTTGACCCGCCCTGGCCTGTGCGGCCCTCGGCCAAACGCCAGATTGAGGTTCTGGACTATCTGCACCAGCACGGCAGCGTGAGCCGCAGGCGGCTTGTGCAATCCCTCGGGCAGGCCGTAACCCCAGCCCTCCATACCCTGCTGGAAGCTGGGCACGTCAACCTAGCGCGAGACAACGGCGTTGACGATGATGACGCTCTGGACGCCACAGAGCAAAGCCTGTTGCCGCCCCCGCCTGCCCCCTTTGTCCTTAACGATGAGCAGGCACGTGCGCTTGAAAGCATGCTGGAGGCACTGCGGGCAGAGGAGGCTTCCTCCCGCCTGCTCTTTGGCGTGACCGGCAGCGGCAAAACAGCAGTATACCTTGAACTTGCCAAGGCCTGCCTTGCGGCGGGCAAAAGCGTCATGCTGCTCGCACCCGAGGTGGCTCTGGCCCACAAACTGCGGCGCGATGCCACCTGCGCGCTGCCCGATGCTCCGTTATTTTTCTACCACGGCTACCAGTCGCCCGCACGGCGGGAAGCGACCTTTCGCCAGATGGCGCAAAGCGACACCCCCTGCATCGTCGTGGGTACGCGTTCGGCATTGTTTCTGCCAGTGCCGCATCTGAACTGCATTGTGCTTGACGAAGAGCACGACGGCTCTTTCAAGCAGGACGAAAGCCTGGCCTATCAGGCCAAGGAAGTGGCATGGTTCCGTGTTGCCCAGGCAAAGGGGCTGCTGGTGCTTGGTTCTGCCACGCCAGACCTCAAGACCTTTTATGCTGCTGAAAACGGCCACCTGCCCATCCTGCGGCTGCCGCACCGCGTGGGCGGACGCGAGCTGCCGCCGGTGGAACTGGTGGACATCAGCGCCCTCGCGCCCGGCTCAACCAGCATGGACGGGCTGCTGGCCCCGCAGAGCGAGGCCGCACTGCGCGAGACCATTGAGCGCGGCGAGCAGGCCGTGGTGCTGCTCAACAGGCGCGGCTACGCCCCCCTGATGTACTGCCTTGACTGCAACCGCACCCTGCGCTGCCCGCACTGCGAAATTGGGCTCACCTACCACAAGGGACTGGAAAAACTCGTCTGCCACTATTGCGGCTATAGCCGCCCCTTTCCCTCGCCCTGCCCAGAGTGTGGCGGCATGAACTTTTTGCCCATGGGCGAAGGCACAGAACGCCTGGCCGAGCGCCTGAGCGTACTGGCCGGGGGGCCTGTGCTGCGGCTGGACAGGGACAGCACCCGCAGGCCCGGACGCATGGAAGAAATCCTGGCGGCCTTTTCCCGGCAGGAGGCCCCCATACTGGTGGGTACGCAAATGCTCTCCAAGGGGCATCACTTTCCGCTGGTGACGCTGGCCGTCATCGCGGATGCGGACCTTGGTCTGAATCTGCCGGACTACCGCGCCGCCGAGCGCACATTTCAACTGCTGGTGCAGTCTGCCGGGCGCGCTGGCAGGGGCGACAAGCCGGGCCGGGTGCTTATCCAGACGCGTGATGTGGAGCACTACTGCTGGCAGTACGTGCGCACCGCAGACTATGAGGGTTTTTATCAGGCGGAGCTTGCCAAACGGCGGCTGCGCCGTTACCCGCCCTTTGTGCGTCTGGCGCTCATTCGCATATCCTACGCGCTGAACGAACAGGGCGGCCCCCCTGCTCTCAACGATCTGGCTCTGGCCCTGCGCGGCAAGGCTGCGGAACTTGGCGTGCAGCTCCTTGGCCCCGCTCCCGCCCCACTGGCCCTGCTGCGTGGGCGTAAACGTTTTACATGTTTGATAAAAGGGCAGGACTGGCAGGCTCTGCGCTCGCTCTATTTCTTTGCTTTGTCACAAAAAGCTTCAAGACACTTGCGACTTTTCCTTGACCTTGATCCGATAAATATGTTGTGA
- the galU gene encoding UTP--glucose-1-phosphate uridylyltransferase GalU codes for MKDIRKVVIPVAGWGTRSLPATKNIPKEMLPIYNKPVIQYVVEEAQRANIEDVIFVTNRDKTVIEDHFDYNLQLEGVLERAGKLDKLAEVRKVAEMVNIMSVRQKRQLGLGHAVLCARELVRDDPFAIMVGDDLMFGGAPGIGQLIEVAMAEKMPVIGVMEVPWEKVSRYGIIDGDEVTPGVFRVKNMVEKPAREDAPSRMAIVGRYVLTPDIFDYLEKVEPGHGGEIQLTDALQAMAQERGMMAVRMSGMRFDAGDWAEFLTANIYFALQDEELRYDLLKLLKNFVQFH; via the coding sequence ATGAAGGATATTCGTAAAGTCGTCATTCCTGTGGCCGGATGGGGCACCCGTTCCTTGCCTGCAACAAAGAATATTCCCAAGGAAATGCTGCCCATCTACAACAAGCCCGTCATCCAGTATGTGGTTGAAGAAGCGCAGCGCGCCAATATTGAAGATGTAATTTTCGTCACCAACCGCGACAAAACGGTTATTGAAGATCACTTCGACTACAACCTCCAGCTTGAGGGCGTGCTTGAACGCGCTGGCAAGCTCGACAAACTGGCTGAAGTGCGCAAGGTGGCCGAGATGGTCAACATCATGTCCGTACGGCAAAAGCGCCAGCTTGGCCTTGGGCATGCGGTGCTTTGCGCGCGCGAACTTGTGCGTGATGATCCCTTTGCCATCATGGTGGGCGATGACCTCATGTTTGGCGGCGCTCCCGGCATCGGCCAGCTCATTGAAGTGGCCATGGCCGAAAAAATGCCGGTCATCGGCGTGATGGAAGTACCGTGGGAGAAGGTCAGCCGCTACGGCATCATTGATGGCGATGAAGTGACCCCCGGCGTGTTCCGCGTCAAAAACATGGTGGAAAAACCCGCCCGTGAAGACGCGCCCTCGCGCATGGCTATTGTTGGCCGTTATGTGCTCACACCTGATATTTTTGACTATCTTGAAAAGGTCGAGCCAGGTCACGGCGGCGAAATCCAGCTTACCGACGCACTGCAGGCCATGGCTCAGGAAAGGGGCATGATGGCTGTGCGTATGTCCGGCATGCGCTTTGACGCTGGCGACTGGGCGGAATTTCTCACCGCCAACATCTACTTTGCCCTTCAGGACGAAGAACTGCGCTACGATCTGCTCAAGCTGCTCAAGAATTTTGTGCAGTTCCATTAA
- the glmM gene encoding phosphoglucosamine mutase: MAERLFGTDGLRGTVNNYPMTVDVALRLGLAAGVRFRRGDHQHKVVIGKDTRLSGYMFESALTSGLCAAGMHVIMTGPLPTPAISFLTRSMRADLGVVISASHNPFHDNGIKFFDADGYKLPDLTEDEISAMVLDSDFKWPYPEARGVGRATKIEDAGGRYIVYTKSCFPPQLTLSGLRIVIDCANGASYKVAPLALEELGAEVFRIGTSPDGTNINEHCGSLYPEVVAAKVREVRADVGLALDGDADRLIVVDEHGDIIDGDQLMAMCAQAMMARGELPGNLLVATAMSNMALEIFMKDHGGSLLRTKVGDRYVMEAMRREGAMLGGEQSGHLIFHKYSTTGDGLLAALQILRIMREKDKPLSELAGRLKPFPQKLINVRVEKRLPFEERPAIGEAVAKVEAELAGRGRVLLRYSGTESLCRVMVEGENPEKVKTFAEDLAVVVERELR, encoded by the coding sequence ATGGCTGAGCGTCTTTTCGGCACAGACGGACTGCGCGGCACGGTCAACAACTATCCCATGACCGTGGATGTGGCCCTGCGACTTGGTCTGGCGGCGGGCGTGCGCTTTCGGCGCGGCGACCACCAGCACAAGGTGGTCATCGGCAAGGATACGCGCCTTTCAGGCTACATGTTTGAATCTGCGCTCACTTCCGGCCTGTGCGCCGCCGGCATGCACGTGATCATGACCGGCCCGCTGCCCACTCCGGCCATATCCTTCCTTACCCGCAGCATGCGGGCCGACCTTGGGGTGGTTATTTCCGCCTCGCACAACCCCTTTCACGACAACGGCATCAAGTTCTTTGATGCCGATGGCTACAAGCTGCCCGACCTGACCGAAGACGAGATATCGGCCATGGTGCTGGATTCGGACTTTAAATGGCCCTATCCGGAAGCGCGCGGCGTGGGCCGCGCCACCAAGATTGAAGACGCAGGGGGCCGCTATATTGTTTACACAAAAAGCTGCTTCCCCCCCCAGTTGACCCTTTCGGGCCTGCGCATTGTGATTGACTGCGCCAACGGCGCCAGCTACAAGGTTGCCCCGCTGGCTCTTGAAGAACTTGGAGCCGAAGTTTTCCGCATCGGCACAAGCCCTGACGGCACCAACATCAACGAACACTGCGGCTCGCTCTATCCCGAAGTGGTGGCAGCCAAGGTGCGCGAGGTGCGGGCCGACGTGGGCCTTGCGCTGGACGGCGATGCCGACCGCCTCATTGTTGTGGACGAACACGGCGACATCATTGACGGCGACCAGCTTATGGCCATGTGCGCCCAGGCCATGATGGCCCGGGGCGAACTGCCGGGCAATCTGCTTGTGGCAACCGCCATGAGCAACATGGCCCTGGAAATTTTTATGAAGGATCACGGCGGTTCGCTGCTGCGCACCAAGGTGGGCGACCGCTACGTTATGGAAGCCATGCGGCGCGAAGGCGCCATGCTGGGCGGCGAGCAGTCGGGCCATCTTATTTTCCACAAGTACAGCACCACTGGCGATGGCCTGCTGGCGGCCCTGCAAATTCTGCGCATCATGCGCGAAAAGGACAAGCCTCTCTCCGAACTGGCGGGCAGGCTCAAACCCTTCCCGCAGAAGCTTATCAACGTGCGAGTGGAAAAACGCCTGCCCTTTGAGGAACGCCCCGCAATTGGCGAGGCTGTTGCCAAGGTCGAGGCGGAACTGGCAGGGCGCGGGCGTGTGCTCTTGCGTTATTCCGGCACGGAATCTCTTTGCCGCGTCATGGTGGAAGGCGAAAACCCCGAAAAGGTCAAAACTTTCGCCGAAGATCTGGCCGTTGTGGTTGAGCGCGAACTGCGCTGA